The Lynx canadensis isolate LIC74 chromosome D2, mLynCan4.pri.v2, whole genome shotgun sequence DNA segment GCCCCCAAGAGGGCGAATGAAAGCCTGGGAGGTCTCAGCCCCGTCGCACCGCCCTTCCTGTCCTCTCAGGGGCCCACCCCTCTGCCCAGCCACGTGCCGGCCTCCGGTTCCCCCAGCACTCCACGCACCTCAGGCCCCGTGACAGCTACAAGTTCCCTGTACATCCCAGCCCCCAACCGTCCCGTAACGCCAGGCGGAGCCTCAGAGCCCCCCGCTCCCCCTAGTGCCGCTGCCATGACCTCCACCGCTTCTATCTTCCTATCGGGACCTCTGAGACCAGCTGCGCGTCCAGAGGCTCCCGCCCCAGGCCCCGGggcgcctgagccacccagcgctcGGGAGCAGCGCATTTCCGTGCCAGCTGCCCGCACTGGCATCCTCCAGGAGGCCCGGCGACGGGGGACCCGGAAGCAGATGTTCCGGTCGGGAAACGAGGAGACGAAGAACTCGCCCAACCCCGAGCTCTTGTCGTTGGTGCAGAACCTGGATGAAAAACCCCGAGCCGGGGGAGCGGAATCTGGTCCAGAAGAAGATGCTCTGAGCCTTGGAGCTGAAGCCTGCAATTTCATGCAGCCACCAGGGGGCAGGAGTTACAAGGCTCTGTCTCACGTGACGCCTAAAACCGCTCCTCCAATGGCTCCCAAGACACCGCCCCCAATGACTCCTAAGACTCCACCCCCAGTGGCTCCTAAGCCCCCTTCTCGTGGGTTCCTTGATGGGCTAGTGAATGGGTCAGCCCATTCGGCTGGAATCCCTGAACCAGCAAGGCttcagggcaggggtggggagctgtTTGCCAAGCGGCAGAGCCGAGCAGACAGGTATGTGGTAGAAGCTACACCTAGTCCTGGCTTTGGCCCTGGCCCTAGGCCCAGAAGCCCTTCCCCTACACCATCACTGCCCTCTTCCTGGAAATATTCACCCAACATCCGTGCCCCACCTCCTATTGCTTACAACCCACTGCTATCACCCTTTTTCCCCCAGGGTGCTCGAACTCTCCCTAATAAGGCCCAATCCCAGGGTCCTCGGGCAACCCCTAAGCAGGGTATCAAGGCTCTGGATTTCATGCGGCACCAGCCCTACCAACTTAAAACTGCCATGTTCTGTTTTGATGAGGTTCCCCAGACTCCTGGCCCCACCTCTTCAGGGCCCCCCAAAACTGCCCGAGTCCAGGAGATCCGCCGATTTTCCACTCCAGCACCCCAGCCCACTGCAGAACTCCTGGCCCCCACTGTTCTTGCCCCACGAGCAGCCACTACATTGGATGAGCCCATCTGGAGGTCAGAGCTGGCCTCAGCCCCTGTTCTTAGCCCAGGCCCTCCTCCAGAGTCTCCCAGGAGTCTTGGAACTTCCCCTAGCTCCTGTGGCTTCCAGGTAGCCAGGCCTCGGTTCTCAGCCACCAGAACTGGATTGCAGGCTCATGTGTGGAGGCCAGGGGCAGGCCACCACTGAGTGGGGTACAGCTCCCAGGACCAAGGAGAGGTGGAACATCCTGTTCATAAAGTTGCTTCTCCAACCTATCCCATGCCCTCTCTCAGGCATCCGGAGGCTAAATTCCCTCCTGCCAGAGATAGTTTTGGAGTTGGTGTCCCATCCTCCTGGCTCCCAACCTCCCTGCTGCTTTCCAACCTACTATCTCTGCCTTGTTATCTGTGCTTCCCTTTGTCTCTGTAGCTCCTTTTGTGGGTCTTTGTCTTTATCTCAGTCTCTCGACCCACACTCCTCCactggtctctctttctctacatttGTGCTTTTCTCTGTGAGCCTCATTTTAACATTCAATGAGAAGCACACAGAGAAGTTACCAGTGAGACCTCAAGCAAGCTTACCATCAGGCAGGCTTCAAAAGGACTAAATTGATCCCTGCACTAAATCgctctctactcctccctctcattttccaagcttGGCTGGCATATATCTAGGCATGTATGTGTACATTTGTGTATGTGCAAATGTGTGTGAGCACAGATGTGTTCTTATGTCTGAGGCAAGAGTAAGAGGAGAGGTCTAAATAAAGACCAAATCTGGGTCTTCCCCCTGTATTGATGAAAGAATGGTCAGATAGCCAGATAGTGGGGAGAAAGATGGACTGGACTCTCAAAGATCAGTGTCTGTAGCGGGGGTACAGCATCTTGTGAAACGCACAGATTATGAGAAGACTTGAAGGGCCAGAGCAGTTTGTAAGGGCTGAGTTATACCAGCTAGACCAGGAATAGAATTAAGAATTCTATTcatcagggggtgcctggctggctcagttggagtagcaagcaactcttgatctcagagtcatgagtttgagccccacattgggtgtagagattacttaaataaataaaaaacttgaaaaaaaaaacgaatTCTATTCACCAGGATTTAAGAACAACTTAAGAGACCCATGCTAAGCTATAAGGATCCaggaagtggaaaagaaagacaaagaatttcttctgagaatgaaaaaatatcatTGGCTTCATTGCCTCATGCACCTAagacagaaaggagggagaaaagtgCCATGGTGTGAGAAGTGACATAGAAACCAGGAGCAGAgcagaatgaatgaaattaattgAGCCACAGAGAGGAGcatggggagggaaagagagacagtagAGGTGGGTTTCAAGAAACTCACTGTGTACAAGAGGGGGATTGGGGAaaaatttgagagagaagaaTGCATTTGTCAGAGTGAAGATGGATGATGGTAGGGGGATGTGAGAGTGTGTACTGAGTGTTGGAGGAATACATGCTGTCTGTGCTACTTCCTTTGAGACTGGCCTTCTGCCTTCTGCAACTTGTCATGATGACCTG contains these protein-coding regions:
- the SYNPO2L gene encoding synaptopodin 2-like protein isoform X2 — encoded protein: MENFEPISQEPFSQASYNKAPDPTPELQDPFYAELQRAESLQEKSVKEAKTKCRTIASLLTAAPNPHSKGVLMFKKRRQRAKKYTLVSFGAAAGTGAEEEDGVPPTSESELDEEAFSDARSLTNQCDWDSPYLDMELARPGSAAGEGQGRGLGGQLSEASGRGVQLFEQQRQRTASSTQELARDGPAAVLNGQGLQSPPRAQSAPPEAAILASSPSPAPVVSPTPFFPGSGAPTPAPNIFNRSARPFTPGLQGQRPGTTSVIFRPLAPKRANESLGGLSPVAPPFLSSQGPTPLPSHVPASGSPSTPRTSGPVTATSSLYIPAPNRPVTPGGASEPPAPPSAAAMTSTASIFLSGPLRPAARPEAPAPGPGAPEPPSAREQRISVPAARTGILQEARRRGTRKQMFRSGNEETKNSPNPELLSLVQNLDEKPRAGGAESGPEEDALSLGAEACNFMQPPGGRSYKALSHVTPKTAPPMAPKTPPPMTPKTPPPVAPKPPSRGFLDGLVNGSAHSAGIPEPARLQGRGGELFAKRQSRADRYVVEATPSPGFGPGPRPRSPSPTPSLPSSWKYSPNIRAPPPIAYNPLLSPFFPQGARTLPNKAQSQGPRATPKQGIKALDFMRHQPYQLKTAMFCFDEVPQTPGPTSSGPPKTARVQEIRRFSTPAPQPTAELLAPTVLAPRAATTLDEPIWRSELASAPVLSPGPPPESPRSLGTSPSSCGFQVARPRFSATRTGLQAHVWRPGAGHH